One segment of Leptospira fletcheri DNA contains the following:
- a CDS encoding DUF4340 domain-containing protein encodes MNVFRSAKTILPGLKANRGATFFAFNLLLAFLLLLVKDPWGCFQDTYSNSDPFFPLKESDIARIKVGRKGEIVSLSRTLDSWEVALPDGTTGPGDSERIVELLKAAVSLRKFTLLVRNSTFPSPEFGLSEDEPSLEIFDTSGKSTGILFIGSSAPRNSGVYVSEPEGRNIWLVKENLKTLIGNGRKDYFLSHSLFPDRFSYGKIRSLKIEFPSDPKKGFSLTSADNGWILSTNLFSKSVEQNTVNDFLEKLLGFKADEISLVARESLPLAPQEKFQIRLDTDSGTKILSPFGKDRQGSWIFRLSGMKYELIVDPWTMETILDKDLADFTSSPSVKNPVP; translated from the coding sequence ATGAACGTTTTCCGATCCGCAAAAACGATTCTCCCGGGATTGAAAGCGAATCGAGGCGCTACTTTCTTCGCCTTCAATCTTCTTTTAGCTTTCCTGCTCCTCCTGGTAAAGGATCCCTGGGGTTGTTTTCAGGATACGTACTCTAATTCGGATCCGTTCTTCCCTTTGAAGGAATCCGATATCGCTCGGATCAAGGTAGGAAGAAAGGGAGAAATCGTCTCCTTATCGAGGACCTTGGATTCTTGGGAGGTCGCTCTGCCGGACGGGACGACGGGTCCCGGAGATTCGGAAAGGATTGTAGAGCTGCTGAAGGCGGCTGTCTCCCTCAGAAAATTCACGCTACTCGTTCGGAACTCCACTTTTCCTTCTCCGGAATTCGGCTTGTCCGAAGACGAACCTAGTTTAGAAATTTTTGATACTTCTGGAAAATCCACGGGCATATTGTTTATCGGCTCTTCTGCTCCTAGAAATTCCGGAGTATACGTGTCGGAACCCGAAGGAAGAAATATCTGGTTAGTAAAGGAGAATTTAAAGACTCTGATCGGAAACGGAAGAAAGGATTACTTTCTCTCTCACAGTCTTTTTCCGGATCGATTCTCCTACGGCAAAATCCGGTCCCTCAAAATCGAATTCCCGTCGGACCCGAAGAAAGGATTCTCTCTGACGAGTGCAGACAACGGCTGGATTCTAAGTACGAATCTTTTCTCCAAATCGGTGGAACAGAATACGGTGAACGATTTTCTGGAAAAATTGCTAGGATTTAAGGCGGACGAAATTTCCTTAGTCGCAAGAGAAAGCCTTCCTCTCGCACCACAGGAGAAGTTTCAAATCCGACTGGATACGGATTCCGGAACCAAAATCCTTTCTCCGTTCGGAAAGGACCGACAAGGAAGCTGGATCTTCAGACTTTCCGGAATGAAATACGAACTTATCGTGGACCCTTGGACGATGGAAACGATCTTGGACAAGGATTTGGCTGACTTTACGTCGTCTCCATCGGTAAAAAATCCGGTGCCGTAA
- the lmtA gene encoding lipid A Kdo2 1-phosphate O-methyltransferase → MALIEELDKQGNFLFRWRSYVPGFILLLCLYALKDYQFLNGSYEDNLYYAAACFLVSLIGLAVRCFVIGYAPARTSGRNTKEQVADLVNMEGIYSLVRHPLYLGNFLLYLGPVLYFRNLPLTLVFVLFFGFYYERIMFTEEKFLREKFGKEYLDWADRIPAFFPKWKGYVKPKLSFSFRNILKREYPSLFGVTVIFVLFDFLASFLNGFASWTAPWEAITEPQIWIFGIGAVFYILVRIIVKTTRLLHVEGR, encoded by the coding sequence ATGGCTCTGATCGAAGAACTAGACAAACAGGGGAATTTTCTTTTTCGCTGGAGATCCTATGTGCCTGGATTCATCCTTCTCCTTTGTCTGTATGCTCTAAAAGATTACCAATTTCTCAACGGTTCCTACGAGGATAATCTGTATTACGCGGCTGCCTGCTTTCTGGTCAGCCTCATCGGTCTCGCGGTACGGTGCTTCGTGATCGGTTATGCACCCGCAAGGACCTCCGGAAGAAATACGAAAGAGCAGGTAGCCGATCTGGTGAACATGGAAGGAATCTACTCTTTGGTACGACATCCTTTGTATCTGGGAAACTTTCTCTTGTACCTCGGACCCGTACTATATTTCAGAAATCTTCCTCTTACCCTAGTGTTCGTGCTCTTTTTCGGGTTCTATTATGAAAGAATCATGTTTACCGAGGAAAAATTCCTCCGGGAAAAATTCGGAAAGGAATACTTGGATTGGGCGGACCGGATTCCCGCTTTTTTCCCGAAGTGGAAAGGATACGTGAAACCGAAACTTTCCTTTTCGTTCCGAAACATACTGAAACGAGAATACCCGAGTTTATTCGGAGTGACCGTGATTTTCGTACTTTTCGATTTCCTTGCCAGCTTCCTGAACGGTTTCGCCTCCTGGACCGCGCCTTGGGAAGCGATCACCGAACCACAAATTTGGATCTTCGGGATCGGAGCTGTATTTTACATTTTGGTCAGGATCATCGTAAAGACCACCCGCTTATTGCACGTAGAAGGAAGATAA
- a CDS encoding LIC_11490 family protein: MLYIALALILVGLLCFIYVSFLPSGRQGSPKPYPVRASHSPPNDRKILKETLAGTKKNSQADSASEYDRMFAENRKIPPSSHFQEVKEEERIEEEDRIWMEEVRSEPVRQVEPTIRTETVRSETPVHSDPEPSTQEWWSMEGVLFLDLSGKLPYENLKERIRPEQLKGFRRIGEGRVQEIQGGFCFHALNSEFKYKFDEVEKVVFYDEGFALLPSKREYPVPIFLTSDTEKFKSYLENVSR, from the coding sequence ATGCTTTATATAGCTCTCGCACTCATTCTGGTCGGCCTTTTGTGCTTCATTTACGTATCCTTTCTGCCGAGCGGCAGACAGGGAAGCCCGAAGCCGTACCCTGTACGCGCAAGCCATTCTCCTCCGAACGACCGTAAGATTCTAAAGGAAACCTTGGCCGGGACAAAGAAGAATTCCCAGGCGGATTCGGCATCCGAATACGATAGAATGTTCGCGGAAAATCGTAAAATTCCGCCTTCCTCTCATTTTCAGGAAGTCAAGGAAGAGGAAAGAATCGAAGAGGAGGATCGAATCTGGATGGAAGAAGTCAGATCGGAACCCGTCCGGCAAGTAGAGCCGACGATTCGAACGGAAACGGTGCGATCGGAGACTCCCGTGCATTCGGACCCTGAGCCTTCGACGCAAGAATGGTGGTCTATGGAAGGAGTATTGTTCCTGGATCTCTCGGGAAAATTGCCGTACGAAAATCTAAAAGAAAGGATCCGCCCCGAACAATTGAAAGGTTTCCGCCGGATCGGCGAGGGAAGAGTGCAGGAAATCCAGGGAGGCTTCTGCTTTCACGCCTTGAACTCCGAATTCAAATACAAATTCGACGAAGTGGAAAAGGTCGTTTTTTACGACGAAGGTTTCGCTCTCCTTCCCTCCAAACGGGAATATCCGGTCCCCATCTTTCTGACTTCGGATACGGAAAAATTCAAATCCTATTTGGAAAACGTTTCCCGTTAA
- a CDS encoding chemotaxis protein CheX, whose product MQIRAELVNPFLEAATIVFRDVLQTDLIRGKIGIKDTPETSLELAIIIGVLGTFNGEVVYGLNYDAAYKIAQKLMPGMSQEDIKNEYKDILGEIANMTTGNAMNIFATAGQSIEITAPNIVDAKNETIKIPKKQALAINLFSKFGKLEVNVSLS is encoded by the coding sequence ATGCAAATCCGTGCCGAACTTGTAAACCCGTTTTTAGAAGCAGCAACGATCGTTTTCCGCGACGTACTTCAAACGGATCTGATCCGGGGAAAGATCGGAATCAAGGATACTCCCGAAACCTCCTTGGAACTCGCGATCATCATCGGAGTATTAGGAACCTTTAATGGAGAAGTCGTTTACGGACTGAATTACGACGCGGCTTATAAGATCGCCCAAAAATTAATGCCCGGAATGAGTCAGGAAGACATCAAGAACGAATACAAGGATATATTGGGAGAAATCGCGAATATGACTACGGGAAACGCGATGAATATTTTTGCGACCGCGGGACAATCCATCGAAATCACCGCCCCCAATATCGTGGACGCAAAAAATGAAACCATCAAAATTCCCAAGAAACAGGCTTTGGCGATCAACCTATTTTCGAAGTTCGGCAAATTGGAAGTGAACGTCTCCCTTTCTTAA
- a CDS encoding tetratricopeptide repeat protein has protein sequence MPLPFPEDLREMSIANEVLSSSDSEIESDIPPREIKEDDSKIMEKAPEVQEDRALKEKNREPEKPKRTLPPNLTEKKGKKVGKKHGGDTGKAAYERGLFRLRNGQKEAAQEEFSKAAAGGGEMSGKAKLELSKLSGSGEQQQTSEGQDEEIKWKSLLESARALRSQSKYPEAESTLLQVATEAPEEFRAQAYLQLGDSLFRQGKYKEARSYLIDFWNRFGRKYPTGEDARSAEFKRQREERDLGAYLLFKASYKSGETEWAKKFLSKYLEKSSKDTERAFSPMRTELENFAQRE, from the coding sequence ATGCCCTTGCCCTTTCCGGAGGATCTCCGGGAAATGTCCATTGCAAACGAGGTCCTTTCCTCTTCGGATTCGGAAATCGAGTCGGATATTCCTCCGAGGGAAATCAAAGAAGATGATTCCAAAATCATGGAGAAGGCTCCCGAGGTCCAGGAGGACCGAGCGCTAAAAGAAAAGAACCGCGAACCGGAAAAGCCCAAGCGTACGCTTCCTCCGAATCTCACGGAGAAAAAAGGAAAAAAAGTCGGGAAGAAGCACGGAGGGGACACCGGCAAGGCCGCCTATGAAAGAGGTCTATTCAGACTTCGGAATGGACAAAAAGAGGCTGCACAAGAGGAATTCTCCAAAGCCGCCGCCGGGGGCGGAGAAATGTCGGGTAAAGCCAAACTGGAATTGTCTAAACTTTCCGGATCGGGAGAACAACAACAGACATCGGAGGGGCAGGACGAGGAAATCAAGTGGAAGTCCTTACTGGAATCCGCAAGAGCACTCCGCTCTCAATCCAAATATCCGGAAGCCGAATCGACTCTTTTGCAGGTGGCAACCGAGGCTCCCGAGGAATTTCGAGCTCAGGCATATTTACAATTGGGGGACTCTCTTTTTCGCCAGGGAAAATACAAGGAGGCCCGTTCTTATCTGATCGATTTTTGGAACCGATTCGGTAGAAAATATCCGACCGGAGAGGATGCCCGTTCCGCCGAATTTAAAAGACAGAGAGAAGAAAGGGATCTAGGCGCCTATTTATTGTTCAAAGCCAGTTACAAATCCGGAGAAACGGAGTGGGCGAAAAAATTTCTGTCAAAATACCTGGAAAAATCCTCCAAAGACACGGAGCGCGCGTTTTCTCCCATGCGCACCGAATTGGAAAATTTCGCCCAACGAGAATGA
- a CDS encoding LIC_11485 family protein, with translation MAFNPFAVLTGIRQSVDGILGGLPPQTVKLIGKAALALAALIALALGWFSFQKGLEMAGEEDRAKVLDRKALFLEDIEREYNRKRKDVRWSDPSLRDSSTSSFDIERYSQEKPKDGPSAPNGSLEEGNTLSNSRRKEGDSRVFFPNESERPPREDLAPPGNSSNDSPRLEPKGESLPSSAPKNESRLEKPPGKSGQLRE, from the coding sequence ATGGCTTTTAATCCTTTCGCAGTGTTAACCGGGATCCGTCAGTCCGTTGACGGAATTTTAGGAGGACTTCCCCCGCAAACCGTTAAGCTGATCGGCAAGGCAGCTCTTGCTCTCGCTGCCCTAATTGCCTTGGCTCTAGGTTGGTTCAGTTTTCAAAAAGGGCTGGAGATGGCGGGAGAAGAGGATCGAGCGAAGGTTTTGGATCGCAAAGCCCTTTTTTTGGAAGATATAGAAAGGGAATACAACCGGAAAAGAAAGGATGTCCGTTGGAGCGATCCTTCCTTACGGGATTCTTCGACTTCTTCCTTTGATATAGAAAGATATTCCCAGGAGAAACCCAAAGACGGTCCTAGTGCCCCCAACGGTTCCTTGGAAGAAGGAAACACTCTTTCGAATTCGCGCAGGAAGGAAGGGGATTCCAGAGTATTTTTTCCGAACGAATCCGAACGTCCTCCGAGAGAGGATTTAGCTCCCCCCGGGAATTCCTCCAACGATTCCCCTCGTTTGGAACCGAAAGGAGAATCGCTTCCTTCCTCGGCTCCGAAGAACGAATCCAGATTGGAAAAACCTCCCGGAAAATCCGGTCAGTTGAGAGAATGA
- the ccoN gene encoding cytochrome-c oxidase, cbb3-type subunit I — protein sequence MMNSQKYNDRIVKGFLISALVWGVASMLIGTWIAFQMVFPELNFGPYFTFGRLRPLHTNAAIFGFALSIIFATAYHTVQRLCRVRIWSDRLANIHFVLYNLTIVLAAITLPLGMNQSKEYAELEWPLDLLIVVWFVIFLVNYFGTIFTREEKQLYAAIWFYIASFVTIPILFIVNNLAVPVGLTKSYSLFAGVYDANIQWWYGHNAVAFVLTTPFLGLMYYYLPKHIKQPIYSHRLSIIHFWSLIFIYIWAGPHHLLYSPLPDWLQTTGMVFSIMLWMPSWGGMLNGFLTLTQAKEKIKTDATLKMLLVGITFYGMSTFEGPLLSIRSVSALGHNTDWIIGHVHGGTLGWVGMMSFAVIYYLVPRVWNTNLYSERLANFHFWVATLGILLYIVSMWVSGVTEGSMWRAVDETGALKYPNWVQITEVLKPFRLFRGIAGILYVTGLFVMIYNVIKTIATAGSGWKEIDLRVGLKEGKA from the coding sequence ATGATGAATTCCCAAAAATACAACGATAGAATCGTAAAAGGATTTCTAATCTCCGCGTTGGTATGGGGCGTGGCTTCGATGTTAATCGGAACTTGGATCGCCTTCCAGATGGTATTTCCGGAGCTGAATTTCGGCCCGTATTTTACCTTCGGAAGACTCCGCCCGCTCCACACAAACGCGGCAATATTCGGCTTCGCGCTAAGCATCATATTTGCGACCGCTTATCATACCGTCCAAAGACTCTGCAGAGTGAGAATCTGGAGCGATCGACTGGCGAACATTCATTTTGTATTGTACAATCTGACTATCGTTCTTGCAGCGATCACCCTTCCCCTAGGAATGAACCAATCCAAGGAATACGCCGAGCTGGAATGGCCACTGGATCTCCTAATCGTGGTTTGGTTCGTGATCTTCCTTGTAAATTACTTCGGAACTATTTTTACCAGAGAAGAGAAGCAGCTCTATGCCGCGATCTGGTTCTATATAGCCTCCTTCGTAACGATTCCGATCCTATTTATCGTGAACAATCTTGCTGTTCCCGTAGGTTTGACGAAATCGTATTCCCTATTCGCGGGAGTGTACGACGCCAACATCCAATGGTGGTACGGACACAACGCGGTGGCCTTCGTTCTAACGACTCCGTTTTTGGGCCTGATGTACTATTATCTCCCGAAACATATCAAGCAACCGATCTACAGCCATAGACTATCGATCATCCATTTCTGGTCGCTGATTTTCATCTACATTTGGGCCGGTCCTCACCACTTGCTGTATTCTCCTCTCCCTGACTGGTTACAAACCACGGGTATGGTGTTCAGCATCATGCTCTGGATGCCTTCCTGGGGAGGGATGTTAAACGGCTTCCTAACCCTAACTCAGGCAAAGGAGAAAATCAAAACGGACGCCACCTTAAAGATGCTCCTGGTCGGGATCACCTTTTACGGTATGTCCACTTTCGAAGGTCCGTTATTGTCCATCCGATCGGTGAGCGCCTTAGGTCACAATACGGATTGGATCATCGGGCACGTTCACGGAGGAACGCTGGGTTGGGTAGGAATGATGTCTTTCGCGGTCATCTACTATCTCGTTCCGAGGGTTTGGAATACGAACCTCTATTCGGAAAGACTGGCCAATTTCCACTTCTGGGTGGCGACCTTAGGCATCCTGCTTTACATCGTTTCGATGTGGGTTTCGGGAGTTACGGAAGGTTCCATGTGGAGAGCGGTCGACGAAACGGGAGCTCTGAAATATCCCAATTGGGTTCAGATTACGGAAGTGCTCAAACCGTTCCGTCTCTTTAGAGGAATCGCAGGAATCCTCTACGTAACCGGTCTCTTCGTCATGATTTATAACGTAATCAAGACGATTGCCACTGCAGGAAGCGGTTGGAAAGAAATCGACCTTCGTGTCGGCCTCAAGGAGGGAAAAGCATGA
- a CDS encoding cbb3-type cytochrome c oxidase subunit II: protein MNWFDKLLDWFSGYTDKWETNGVKFTIYTTIAVLCGGIFELIPPFFLSKTAEPIANVKPYTALEIAGRDVYQREGCNNCHTQVIRPFKWEVDRFDPQKSFGRDGYSKAGEFVYDHPFLWGSKRTGPDLAHESQIQASAEWHKTHLINPRDTAQGSVMPAYPWLFEESAKLDPSKIAAHMRGLRSVGVPYTDAEIEAGAAELAGKTEGDALIAYLLKLGRDSAELAKSLK from the coding sequence ATGAATTGGTTCGATAAATTATTGGATTGGTTTTCCGGTTACACCGACAAGTGGGAAACGAACGGAGTCAAATTCACGATCTATACGACGATCGCCGTCCTCTGCGGCGGAATCTTCGAATTGATTCCTCCTTTCTTTCTTTCCAAAACCGCAGAACCGATCGCGAACGTAAAACCTTACACCGCTCTCGAAATCGCGGGCCGCGACGTCTACCAAAGGGAAGGTTGCAATAACTGCCACACCCAAGTCATCCGTCCGTTCAAGTGGGAAGTGGATCGTTTCGATCCTCAAAAGTCCTTCGGCCGGGACGGTTATTCCAAGGCGGGAGAATTCGTTTATGACCACCCATTCCTTTGGGGCTCCAAAAGAACGGGTCCGGACTTGGCTCATGAATCCCAAATCCAGGCTTCCGCAGAATGGCACAAAACCCATTTGATCAATCCGAGAGATACCGCTCAAGGTTCCGTAATGCCGGCTTATCCTTGGCTCTTCGAAGAAAGCGCCAAATTGGATCCGAGCAAAATCGCTGCCCACATGAGGGGTCTGAGAAGCGTAGGAGTTCCCTACACTGACGCGGAAATCGAAGCGGGTGCGGCTGAGCTGGCAGGAAAAACGGAAGGAGACGCATTGATCGCTTATCTATTGAAATTGGGTAGGGATAGTGCGGAACTTGCCAAGAGTCTGAAATAG
- a CDS encoding cbb3-type cytochrome c oxidase subunit 3, whose product MDLDTLQIYKALRLPVLVIAIALIFAYVYGRKRRDRMEKPKYRMLEED is encoded by the coding sequence ATGGATTTAGACACATTACAGATATATAAAGCGCTCAGGCTTCCTGTCCTAGTGATAGCGATAGCGCTGATCTTTGCCTACGTTTACGGTCGTAAACGTAGGGATCGTATGGAAAAACCGAAATACCGCATGTTAGAGGAGGATTGA
- a CDS encoding cbb3-type cytochrome c oxidase N-terminal domain-containing protein produces the protein MSDPNKEFDGIKQSDNPLPAWWVWVWLGSILFAVVYAIYFHGFSSWGTGEQYAEQVQEYEKDFPQKTNVVASKDGVNPFRGDEKAIVAGQATFQTYCVACHGPTGEGLVGPNLMDKEWLHGNTDAEIYQEIMKGIGPDKAKLGRGPMPPHENTLGSEKVYQVMAWLASRNPNLKPSK, from the coding sequence ATGAGCGATCCGAACAAAGAATTCGACGGCATAAAACAATCCGATAATCCTCTACCCGCTTGGTGGGTTTGGGTTTGGCTGGGATCTATCCTATTCGCAGTCGTTTACGCAATCTACTTTCACGGATTCTCCTCGTGGGGAACCGGAGAGCAGTACGCGGAACAGGTTCAGGAATATGAAAAAGACTTCCCCCAAAAAACGAACGTGGTAGCCTCTAAGGACGGAGTCAATCCCTTCCGAGGAGATGAGAAAGCGATCGTAGCGGGCCAAGCAACCTTTCAGACGTACTGTGTGGCTTGTCATGGTCCGACGGGAGAAGGATTGGTGGGACCGAACCTGATGGATAAGGAATGGCTGCACGGAAATACCGATGCGGAAATTTACCAAGAGATCATGAAGGGAATCGGTCCGGATAAGGCCAAATTGGGAAGAGGCCCGATGCCTCCCCACGAGAACACTTTGGGCTCTGAAAAAGTCTATCAGGTGATGGCCTGGTTAGCTTCGAGGAACCCGAATTTAAAACCCTCCAAGTGA
- the ccoG gene encoding cytochrome c oxidase accessory protein CcoG has protein sequence MVISRPMSGKIRNARTIVQVFLVILFAGTPWLRWGNLPLIRLDIPERKFFLFGNIFTPQEGYFLHLFLLGMGLSLFLFTSLIGRVWCGWACPQTIYTDIFDKIGRLILGSKYGKKDASILGRIGTHLIWILVSLLASLAWISYFSDPYLMVADVRNYSANSMIPGWVYFTAFFTGSMYVDMAFIREQFCKYACPYARFQTVMMDGDSINITYDYTRGEPRRKGTTKIGDCTACNMCLVVCPTGIDIREGTNVGCIACGKCSDACTHQMAKEGKKTLIGYWSEKQVENRNSKVRLLRPRTLVYGGLLLLVLSVSSVLLWNRVPMYLSVLPDRNIQPMALPGGIVRNFYEVQIQNLTFEGRKLKFQVDRSDLEGELHILVGGTEEASVELLPNSNMHYRLILELKNASPKDASKRSHEIFLKVTDLHEPAFAKSDRIPFLLPLGIAFGPTGGNTLASKP, from the coding sequence ATGGTAATTTCCCGCCCCATGTCGGGCAAAATACGAAACGCACGCACGATCGTACAAGTCTTCTTAGTCATTTTATTCGCCGGTACCCCTTGGCTACGCTGGGGGAACCTTCCGCTCATCCGGTTGGATATACCGGAAAGAAAATTCTTTTTATTCGGAAATATATTCACTCCCCAGGAAGGTTACTTCCTTCACCTATTCTTATTGGGAATGGGGCTTTCCCTCTTTCTGTTCACTTCCCTGATCGGAAGAGTTTGGTGCGGCTGGGCTTGTCCTCAAACGATCTATACGGACATTTTCGATAAGATAGGCCGCCTCATTTTAGGAAGCAAATACGGAAAAAAAGACGCCTCGATTTTAGGTAGGATCGGAACCCACCTGATTTGGATCCTAGTCAGCCTCCTAGCTTCCTTGGCCTGGATTTCCTATTTTTCCGATCCCTATTTGATGGTAGCCGACGTTCGGAACTATTCTGCGAATTCTATGATTCCAGGTTGGGTCTATTTCACCGCTTTCTTTACCGGTTCTATGTACGTGGACATGGCGTTTATCCGGGAGCAATTCTGCAAATACGCCTGCCCTTACGCCAGATTCCAGACGGTCATGATGGACGGAGATTCGATCAATATCACCTACGATTATACAAGAGGGGAACCGAGACGAAAGGGCACGACAAAAATCGGTGACTGTACCGCTTGCAATATGTGCCTCGTCGTATGCCCCACCGGAATCGATATCCGGGAAGGAACCAACGTGGGATGCATCGCTTGCGGAAAATGTTCCGACGCCTGCACCCACCAAATGGCGAAGGAAGGAAAAAAAACCTTGATCGGCTATTGGTCGGAAAAGCAGGTCGAGAATCGAAACTCCAAAGTGCGCCTTCTCCGTCCCAGAACTCTAGTCTACGGAGGTCTGCTCCTGTTGGTGCTTTCCGTTTCCAGTGTCCTTCTCTGGAATCGCGTTCCTATGTATTTGTCCGTACTTCCGGATAGAAACATTCAACCGATGGCGCTCCCGGGAGGAATCGTCAGAAATTTCTACGAAGTCCAGATCCAGAATCTCACGTTCGAAGGAAGAAAACTCAAATTTCAAGTGGATCGTTCCGATTTGGAAGGTGAATTGCATATTTTAGTCGGAGGAACCGAAGAAGCTTCCGTGGAACTCCTACCCAACTCCAACATGCATTATCGATTGATTCTGGAATTGAAAAACGCTTCACCGAAAGACGCATCCAAAAGAAGTCACGAGATCTTTTTAAAAGTCACCGACCTTCACGAACCCGCATTTGCAAAATCCGACCGGATCCCTTTCCTATTGCCTTTGGGAATCGCATTCGGTCCTACCGGAGGAAACACACTTGCATCCAAGCCTTAA
- a CDS encoding FixH family protein yields the protein MHPSLKRAFILVAICFIGLISATIWTVRVATSSHTPPVEKDYYEKGLRYEAAIAEQKRMIALGYDFQADWFSGTVPLKTGKQTLKLLFYRNGSSVTGAKVKIRIEKSATDAYNRQASFRSISPGVYEADLEVPFSGDWTATIFTETKDGQFERSRRLRAIQ from the coding sequence TTGCATCCAAGCCTTAAAAGAGCATTTATTCTCGTTGCGATCTGTTTTATCGGATTGATTTCCGCCACAATCTGGACGGTCCGAGTCGCAACATCCAGCCACACTCCTCCCGTCGAAAAGGATTACTACGAAAAAGGATTGAGGTACGAGGCGGCGATCGCGGAACAAAAAAGGATGATCGCCTTAGGATACGATTTCCAAGCGGATTGGTTCTCCGGAACCGTCCCCTTAAAAACGGGAAAACAAACGTTAAAATTACTTTTTTACCGAAACGGATCCTCAGTCACAGGCGCAAAAGTGAAGATTCGTATCGAAAAAAGCGCCACGGACGCCTATAATCGCCAGGCTTCTTTCCGTTCGATTTCACCCGGTGTGTATGAAGCGGATCTGGAAGTTCCGTTTTCCGGAGATTGGACCGCCACCATTTTCACGGAAACGAAGGACGGTCAATTCGAACGAAGTCGGCGACTGAGAGCGATCCAGTGA